One genomic window of Chelonoidis abingdonii isolate Lonesome George chromosome 5, CheloAbing_2.0, whole genome shotgun sequence includes the following:
- the HNRNPDL gene encoding heterogeneous nuclear ribonucleoprotein D-like encodes MEDMTEYSGGLEEFAEGSKINASKNQQDDGKMFIGGLSWDTSKKDLTEYLSRFGEVVDCTIKTDPVTGRSRGFGFVLFKDAASVDKVLELKEHKLDGKLIDPKRAKALKGKEPPKKVFVGGLSPDTSEEQIKEYFGAFGEIENIELPMDTKTNERRGFCFITYTDEEPVKKLLESRYHQIGSGKCEIKVAQPKEVYRQQQQQQQKGGRGTSSGGRGGGRGRGRGQGQNWNQGFNNYYDQGYGNYNSTYSDPSYSGYGGYDYSGYNYPSYGYGQGYADYSGQQSTYGKASRGGGNHQNNYQPY; translated from the exons ATGGAGGACATGACCGAGTACAGCGGCGGCCTGGAGGAGTTCGCCGAAGGCTCCAAGATCAACGCCAGCAAGAACCAGCAGGACGATGG TAAAATGTTTATAGGAGGCCTCAGCTGGGATACAAGCAAGAAAGACTTGACAGAATATTTATCTCGTTTTGGAGAGGTTGTGGACTGCACAATTAAAACAGATCCAGTGACTGGGCGGTCAAGGGGATTTGGCTTTGTGCTCTTCAAAGATGCTGCCAGTGTTGACAAG GTGTTAGAACTGAAGGAACACAAACTGGATGGCAAGTTAATTGATCCTAAAAGGGCAAAAGCACTGAAGGGAAAAGAGCCACCCAAAAAAGTGTTTGTTGGTGGACTGAGTCCAGATACATCTGAAGAACAAATTAAAGAATATTTTGGTGCTTTTGGAGAG ATTGAAAATATTGAGCTTCCAATGGACACAAAGACAAATGAAAGGAGGGGTTTTTGTTTCATCACATACACAGATGAAGAGCCAGTAAAAAAATTATTAGAAAGCAGATACCATCAAATCGGTTCTGGCAAG TGTGAGATCAAAGTAGCACAGCCCAAAGAAGTGTatagacagcagcagcagcaacaacagaaaGGTGGAAGAGGCACTTCTTCTGGTGGCCGAGGTGGTGGCAGGGGGCGTGGCAGGG GTCAGGGACAAAACTGGAACCAAGGATTTAATAACTATTATGATCAAGGATATGGAAATTACAACAGCACTTACAGTGATCCAAGCTACAGTGGTTATGGTGGCTATGATTATTCTGGTTACAATTATCCAAGCTATGGATATGGACAGGGATATGCAGACTACAGTG